DNA from Microvirga ossetica:
GCTGCTATGACCCGTCTGATTGTGCCCAACGACGCAATGATCAATCGACTTACTGCGACCCTGGGCCTGCTTCTCCAGCTATCCCCTTGGGCGCTGGGCTTCGCGACCGTTGAAGCCGCTGCTTGGACGGCCGGGATTGGCGGGATCACCGTTACTGTGATGTCGTTTGCGGCCTTTATCTACCTGCGGGAATGGAAAGAATGGGTTTGTCTGATGACGGGGCTGTTCCTCATCGTCTCACCTTGGCTTCTCGGCTTCGCGCGGAATGCATCCGCCACATGGGTCCATGTGACTATTGGGCTGGTGGTCACAGTATTGGCGTCCATCGAGCTTCGGCGTCTTCACGGATTGCCGCCTAACAAGCCCGCGTGAGGAGGGCGTGAAGGGGCAAGTGGCAGACGTATCTGTGGTGTCTAGACCTGATCCGATCCTGAAGGGCTCTGCTCAAGCAGGGATTAGCTCATTAAGATCACGCAGGAGCCCCAGCCGCCCTGTTAGATCTTGCTGGCTGCATCTCACCTGAAATGGCGCCAAATTCAGTGCTCGGTTGATGGGCTGATTATGGGCCTAAGGGGCGCCTTAGCACCGAGCGGCCCCTCGCCTGTTATCTGACTCACTGGAGTCGGCTCAAGGTTTTCAACGGGTTGCACGACGCATTTGGATAGCCAAGATGTGGCCTAAGCAGAATGTCGAACGGGATCTCCGCACCCTTCTAACGCGGATTGGGGCAACCTCGGAACTGACGGAAAGACTCGTAGCGAGTGTGTTGCAATACGCCTGCCCCGGGCTCAATGCGGCCTGCCGCCCAATACCTGCGTGCGGAAACTGACCGAGGCAGAGGCCTGGATTGATCTAGGCTTCTGGCTGATCGGTTCGGAACTCCCGGACTGTGTCATCCATCACCTATCCTGTGATGACCAAGGCCCTGCCGAGCCCACTCCGGCCTGGCTGAACTTGTGCGAACGGGCGCCTGCTGAATGCATGATTGACCTCTCTGAGCCAGTCGATGTCTCGCTCAAGACCGAAGTTCTGGTCCTACTGCGGAAAGTCACGAAGGAGGTCAACCTCGCTGTCGTGCCGATGACCGATCGCACACACTGGGGCGTCGAGGACCGCTGGGATTACCCGAAGGGCAGCTACGGGGACTGCAAAGACATCCAACTCCCCAAGCGCAAGCGGCTCATCGAAGCGGGGCTACCCCGCCGCGCCCTGCTGATGGCAGTGGTTATCGGTCAGAATGACGAGGGTCATGCGGTCTTGATGGTGCGCACCACGGCGGGTGATCTCGTTCTCGATAACAAGACCTCGGCGGTCCTGCCTTGGCGTCTGACGGGCTACCGCTTTGTCAAGCGGGAGGGTCAAAACGGGTTCGGCTGGGTCAGTCTGATTGAGCCGCCCTTGCCGGCTGCCCACGCGAGCCGCTGAGACGGACTACCCGTCATGATGGGTTCGCTGGCATCCGGGAAACGCCTAGTGCCGGACACCCGCTTTGCTCTGTTGCCGTATCTGTTGAAGGCCGACCCATCGCGGCTTCCTCGGCGTGACCACCACTACGCGTTGCGGCTTGGCCCGATCATAGGCATGGCGGCCAAGCCGAGTTTGTCGTTTACTAGGCGATGCAGTCGATTTCCTATTCCTGTCACCGGTTCCCGTGACAAGGCCGCCAAGGAGCCCAATTTTCGGGATGTCGGCGTCTCTCGAAATCTGCAGAGCCGATGGCCTGCTTAAACCTATGTATGGTTCGAGTTCTGTGCAATCGGATCATACATATCTCCTGTCAGGTCACCCTTCGCCTGGCCTTGAATCCATCGTATGAATGAGGACGGGCTGCGTGCACAAAGTTCCAGTTATCACGATCATTGATGACAACGAGGCCGTCCGGATCGCGATGTAGAGCCTCCTGAACTCACTCGGATATGTCGCTTACACGTTTGCGTCAACAGAGGACTACTTGTGCTCGCCCCGCGTGAACGATACGGCGTGCCTGATCACGGATGTTCAAATGTCGGGAATGAAAGGCATTGAACTGCAACGCCGTCTGATGGAGGAAGGTCGGCGCACACCCATGATCTTCACCACAGCGTATTCTGAGGAGGCAACCCGGGCCCGTGCGCTGGAGGCCGGAGCGGCCGGATTTCTGAGCAAGCCATTCGATGAGCAAGCTCTGATTTACAGTCTCGACAAGGCTCTCAAGGAGAACCATGACGGGGCCATCGAAAGCTAAACTCCAACAGGATCTTCGTCGCAACCTGAACAGTGCACCCCGTGCTTGCCCATTAAGCCTTCGATGGGGTCGCCGCAGCGCGCCCGCCGCGATCGGGGAACTCGGGTGTTCTGCCGCGATATCCCCTGACAGATCTAGCAGGCAGTGGATCGCTACTGACGCTGTTAGCGTTTCACCCGCGACAGCACAGTCACAGCCGATCGACCCGCCGTCACCGATGAGCGTGGATATCTGATCGATTGATCGGCTCGCGTACGACTGGCGCGGGACCGCTGGTTGAGAACGAGGTGTGCCATGCAACACAACACCAAGTCAGCCGAGGTTGTTTGCGATCCTTCTGTCTTGGCGACGGAGTTGGAGACCGAGCACGTTGCCGACATCGCTGAAATCCTGAACGAGCAGCCCACCGCAGTTGCGTCGGAGGTTCTCGCACATTTGCTGCTCGATGTGGCAGTCGGAGTGCTTGACCAGCCGGAACTGGAAACGTCTGCCAATCTGCTTGCCGCCCTGCCGGATGAGCGGGCGATAGCGCTCCTCTCCGGTATGTCGGCCGACCAAGTCGCGGAGGTGTTCCGTGAGCTTGAAGAGCCCCGCCGCTCGGTCCTGCTGGAGCGCCTTGACGACGAGACGCGGCTTTCGGTTCTACGGCTCCTGTCCTATCTGCCAAACACAGCAGGCGGCATGATGACCACCGAGTTCGTCAGCGTGCCGACCACATGGTCGGTTGTGCAAGCGCTCGATCATATTCGCCGCGTCGAGCGGACGCGCGAGACCGTCTACACGATCTACGTGCTCGATCCCCGGACGAAGAGGCTCGTCCAAGCCGTGTCGTTGCAGCGGCTCATCTCGGGCGAACCTCACGCCCCGATCCTGTCTGTCGCCCGCCCCCGTCGGCCCGTTACCGTCTCGCCACTTACTGACCGGGAAGAGGTCGCGCGGATCATCTCGGAGTACAATCTTCTGGCCGTTCCGGTTGTGGACCGGGGGCAGATTATTGGGATCGTGACCGTGGACGATGTGATCGACGCGATCGTCCAGGAGAGCACGGAGGACGTGCAGAAATTCGGCGGTGTGGAGGCCCTAGCCGAGCCCTATATGCAGATCAGCTTTGTCGAGATGATCCGCAAGCGCGCCGGGTGGCTCTGCGCTCTGTTCCTGAGTGAGATGCTAACCGCCAGCGCCATGCAGTATTTCGAGGGCGAATTGGAGAAGGCTCTCGTCCTGAGCCTGTTTATTCCCTTGATCATGAGTTCAGGTGGGAGCTCCGGATCCCAGGCAACCTCATTGCTCATCCGGGCGCTCGCCCTTCGGGAGGTGAGGCTGCGGGACTGGTGGCGTGTCGCTCTACGGAAACTGCCCACGGGCATCACCCTGGGTGCGGTCTTGGGCCTGATCGGCATGATCCGCATCACCCTGTGGCAGCAGCTCGGGTTCTATGACTATAACGAGCGCTGGCTGGTCATCGCCTTCACGGTTGGAGTAGCGCTTGTCGGGATCGTGACCTTTGGCTCGTTTGCTGGGTCGATGCTTCCCTTTTTGCTCCAGCGGATCGGCTTTGATCCGGCCAGTGCTTCGGCTCCGTTCGTTGCAACCCTGGTCGATGTGGCAGGGCTGATCATCTACTTCACGGTCGCGCTCGTACTCCTGAGGGGGACCCTGCTCTGAATGCTGGGAGTTCCCGAACAAGGCTTCATCACGATCGCCTGGATCGCGCACTTCATGGCATGTTTTCGTCCCATGAGCGACATATGCATAGGTATCGCTGTACGAAAGGTGGAGAAGGAGCTCCGCCCTTCGCCCAAGACCGACTCCTCGTGCCAGGGTGATCAGCCTTTTCTGGCTGCAGCGGACGGGAGGGCGCATCAAGTCAGCCGGACAGGTGCAACGTTCTCTCAGTCCACAATGTGGTCGGAATTCTCTTACGCGACCTCGGCAACTGCAGCGCCGCCGATCATCGCACATTCCGAGCAGATGCGCTCCGGGTGCTGTTGTAGTCATGAGAATAGACCCAACAGCATATTGACCAGGTCGGCAGCCCCGCATGCTCTTTGGATCCCGATTTCATTAACGAGCGGTAGCAAGCCCTCACTGACACCCTTTGCGGAGTAGATGATAACAGGAACGCCTAAATCATGAAGTTTGTTAAGAAGGTCAGGATATGCGCCGTCCCGCAGAACAGGATCGATCACCGCGACATCCGGGGTGAACCGGCCAAGCCAATCCAGCGCCGCCTGACCTGAAGTGAGCGGGCCAGCCACAAAGAAGCCGTGGGGGTCCAAGGCGTCAGCAAGGTCGAGACCAGCTTTCGGATCTTCTTCGATGATGAGGCAAAATCTCGTACGTTGCAGTGATGACACGCCTCACCTCTGCATTGGATATGGATAGGTCGATCAGCGGCACAGGGATGCTGAAGCAGTTCTGACGAACTGCTCCGTCGAGACACTCTCTGGTTCGGGTATGCGCCCCGGCTCTGCCGCAAATCATCAGAGAGGGGCCGATTGGCCCCTCTTGAGGTTTTTACTTCTTGAGCGCGTCCTTGATGCTGCCTACGGCATTCTGGGCCTTGCCCTTGGCCTGATCCATCTTGCCCTCAGTCTGCATCTTGGTGTCGCCGGTCAGGTGGCCTGCGGCTTGCTTGATCTTGCCTCCAGTTCGGGTGGCGGAACCTTTGATCCGGTCTTTGTCCATGATATCCTCCTGGAACAGTAGATGCCTACCTGCGTGACAGGATGTGTGACTGATCATGCAGGCTATCTTCGATGAGGTCACATCCGCGACAGCATGATTGCAGTATTCCAACCTCTGCTCTCGGTTGTTTCATGACCACTGGGTAAAGGTGAGGTCGCATGCCCGCGGTGTCAGCCTGTCAAATTTTACAGCTTGAGGACTGAGAACGGCCCACGGGTTCCTCAACGCTTCAATGCCAGCACTTCAACCTGCGGCGCATAATAGTAAACGCGCCTCTTCCTCACCGTCTCATTCAAGAAGACATTTCTCTCAGTCGCCGGCAATAAGCGGTCGTGATGCAGAAGATCTTGACGAAAGTGGCTTCTGCGTGCTTACGTCGGACTTGCTGTGTCAGCTCTGGCAATCAGCACCGCGAGCGGCAGCATGACCAGTTGAGCCGCCACGATGCGGGCCACATCAGGGTGGCCGCCCATTCCCTGTTGGCCTGGGCAAGCTTCGGACCGACCAGCGGCAGCAGGGGCGCGTTGGCAACGTGACACAGCAGCACACACAAGGCGAAAACGAGTAGGGGCCGGCATGAGACCAGTACCTTGAGCCTCTTCAGTCCTCCGTGACCTTCCCGGGAGGCTTCTTCCGTCGCCCCGCGGGCACTCTCATAGTCGATGGCTTGTGCCGGAATGAACAGGTTTGCGATTGCTGCCAGAACCGCAGACAGAGGCACCGGCAGCAACACGGCGCGCTGCGAGAACGCCCAGCCCACCGCACCCGCCACGACGGCAATGGCGACGTTGCCCGCGTGATCGAAGGCGGCGTTGCGGCCCATGCGGCGGGCAAGCGCGCGGTGGGCGTAGAGCCCGAGCGTCAGCGCCGCGACGGCCGGACCGAACACGTCGCTGACCATGGCTATCAGCGTGTTGGCCACCATCACCGGCCAGAATGCCGGGAATGCAGCCAACACGATCCCACTCACGCCGAGCACCGCGAGCGCCGGTATCATCAGCCCGAAGATGCCACCAACCATGGTTATCAATCCAACCTCGGATTGGCTCTAATGCTGGTCGGTCACCAGGAACACGTTGAGATCGGGCCCGAGCGCACCGCGGACATCGGCGAGCAGCAGGTTGATCGCGTCGTGCGACAGTGGCTTGAACCCGGCCTCGACCGCCCGCGTCATGCCCGCTTCATCGGCCTTGTCATGGATCGATCCAGCATCGCCGCCGTGTCGCTCAGCGCTGGTCTGCGCTGCGTTGCTCAGTTCAGGATGGATGACGGCATCGGCCATGGCCTTCCCCCAGTCAGGATCCGGAGGTCGACAACAAGGCCGCGAGCGCAAGGAGGAGCGCGGATGGCATGACCAGCAGACCGAGCTTCAGGAAGGCCCAGGTGCTGACGGGTTTGGACTTGCATCACTTGACCAGCCCTCGGAGGGGCCAGATCCCGCCTACCGCCCGAAGATGCCCTTGAGGACCTGAGCCAGCTTGTTGTGCTTCTTCTTGCGGTCGATGTCGGCCTGGCTCTTCACCCAGGCGATCTGCACCACGCGGCGCTCGCCGGCGAAGGGTAGATGGCCGTGCCAGGAATGGTCTGAGCGCAGGAAGGCGAACATGGTGCCCATGACCGGCGGCACTTCGAGCTTGTAACGGTCGTAGTTCTTCTGGTCGTAGAGCACACGCAGGCGTCCACCCTCGTCCTGCTGCCACTCGTCGTTCATATAGACCAGCATGGTCATGACCTTGGACGGGCCGTCCGTGTGGATCGCGCCATATTTGGGCTGCGACTGCTTCATGATGGTGGTCAGGCGCGGATATTGGTGGAGATCCAAACCGAACTTCTTCGACAGCTCCTCGGTTAGCTCGGGGCCTTCGAGCTCGTCGATGAGCTGCTTGAAGCAGCCCTGAAGCTTGACCTCGTCCACGGTCAGATAGCCCGGCTTGATGATGGCGGGAAAGTCCCGCCGCAACTCGTCGATGGCGTCCTGCTTCAGGAGGTTCGAGGCGAGGACGTAATCATACGGCTCGCTGGACCGTTCCGCGTTGCGAACGGCATCAAGGTTGATGGTCTTCATCGAGTCTTCCAAAGCAGTTGAAGTCAACCGAGGCTACATTCAGCAGCGCGTGAGTGGCGATCCTCCTTTCGGATAATGGGCGGCTGAGTCGCAGATCTGAGTACGATTAGGCGATGCCCACGGCTCTTCTCTATTCTGCGGTTTGAGGTCAAGCGCCTTCAGGCCTTCCATCTTCCCGATGTTTGATGTCACTCGCGGGCCCTTGTTTCTCTTCGGATCAGCTTTTGGGCGCTCCCAGCATAGGATCAGAAGAATGAGGCAGCCCAATCTGTTGCGCGTTCTGGCCGTGCCAGAGGCGACCGACACCAGAGCCCGCGCGAACTTACCTCATCATCGTCCCGCGAGGGACGTCTCTCCACCGACTGGCGGATCTCGGATCTCCTCCTATTCGGGTGACAGGCTGTTCCGGTGAGTGATCCGGCGGCCGCCATGGCACTCACCTTCGTCCAGCGGAATTCGGCGCCATCGCTTCAGAGGCCGGGCATGATTACGGCCAAGCGACGCGCCAGAGCCACGATTGCCTTTTGCAAACCGCGCCGTCGGGCCAAGTTCATGGCCCGGGCCTTTAGCCTGGGCCGCCAAACCCATGCGCTTCAGATCAACGCTGAATTAACATCACACCCGGATCACCCACTCGGGGCAGGCCACCCTTCGCCATTCATGTCCTTCGATTGAAATGGTCAATTGTCGGCTGTGCGTCAGCCTGCAAGATCTGGCAGGAGACCCGATCGCCAGTTGAATTGGATGCTTGTAGATGATGTTGCGGGCCCGGGCGGCATGGGATCCCGCTGTTCTCCCGCATAGGCCGCTTACGTATCCAAACTGTTGTTTCACGTCGAGTTTTAATCACTCAAGTCAGTCCTAACCCTATAGGCGCAACCAAGATCCTGTCAGATCTCGCAGGCTGACACCATGTCGACAGTGCCCATTTCTTGGACGGCAGGCATCAGCAACGAGGAGCGAAGATCATCGTTCGCTAGCGACAGGAGGTTTGGATGTTCATCATCTCGTACTGCAACAAGCCCATCTGCTGGCTGCGCTCACCAGGGGGTCGAGCGTTTGGCCGACATCCGCTCAGGCGCGATACGTTGGTACGCACCTCGGCGGCCCGGGAGCTTGGCACTCCTTTGACCACTCCTCATACTTGCATGGCCGTCCCTATGTCGGCCGGTGGCACGACGGCTGGTATCCTGGGACGGTTGGCGGTCTGGCGACGGGCGCCATTATTCGGCGGGGCAATTGCATCCGAAGAGGCCGCACCCTTGTATGCCGTGCCGGTCTACCCGGCTGCTCACACAGCAGATCCTTATCGGCTCGCCTACTGCTCACAGCGCTCTCGCTCCTTCGATCCAGCGACCGGGACCTATCTTGTCGAGGACGGGTCGCGGCCCTTCTGTCAGTGAGTTTCCGAGGATCACGACATGGATGGCGCGAGAAGGATCCGTGGCGCAGTTGAAGCACAGCGTTCTACACGCCGCATTGACCTTGCCTTCATGCGCCTAAGGCGTCGATTTTACAGTCCGCAGAACGCGGGACTAAGCCACTCTCGATAAGTAAGAAGCATTTGCGACGGATCCACGCCGATTCATTCCAATTCCAAGACGTTGCGAGATCGCCCTTATGTCGCCCCACGTCCTTCAGGCCGCGACGGCTGATCAGGTTGACAGCACATTGCAGTCCTCCCGCCTCAAGGCCGAGGCCACTTCGGCAGAGCCGCATGAACTCCTCCGTCCTATCATGAGGTGGGCTGCTCCTGTGCTCGTCTTGGGCGTCATTGCCTCCATCACGGCGCTGCTCGCCGAACTCCTTTCCGGCCTCGACTTCGCAGCCGTAACCGCAAGCGCCGCGCAGATGCCGCTCCCGCTGATTGGCCTGTCGCTTCTCTTCAGCGCGATCAGCTATCTCGCCCTTATCGGCTACGATGCCCTGGCACTGAGAGTAATAACCGACAAGCGGGTTCACTTCACAACGATCGCGATGGGCTCCTTTACGAGCTATGCCATCGGCCACACCCTCGGCTTTCCCCTGATGACGGCGGGCGCCGTGCGCTGGCGTGTCTATGGCACGGCCGGCCTGTCGCTTGCCGAGGTGGCGAGGCTGACAGCCGTCGCGGGCTTCACGCTCTGGATCGGCATGGCTGCCGTTGTGGGCCTCAGCGCCGCGCTCGAGCCGCAGGCGCTCGCCGCGCTCGACCAACTGTCTGTCCGCCTCAACCAGGGCCTTGGCGTCGCCCTTCTGGCCGCCCTCGCTCTCTGGCTGCTGTGGAACCGCCAGGGCGGCCAAGAGATCGGCCGGGGGGATGTGCGGGTTCGCCTCCCGGGCGGCAAAGCCGTTCTTCTGCAAATGGGTCTTGGCCTCCTCGATGTGTCCGCCGCTGCCACGGCTCTCTGGGTTCTCCTGCCCCATGAGGTCACCATCGGCTTTCCTGCCTTTGCGACGGTCTTCGCGGGCGCCATCCTGTTGGCCGTCGTCAGCCATGTCCCGGCGGGTCTTGGAGCGTTCGAGGCGGCGATCCTGCTGGCGTTTCCGAATGTTCCCACAGCCGACCTGCTCTCAGCGGTTCTCGTCTGGCGGCTCACCTATACGCTGATCCCCTTCCTGCTCGCCCTAGTACTCGTCGTCACGCACGAGTTGCGGTATCGAGACACGAAGCTGGCCCAGGCGGCCCGACGCCTCCGGCGGCTGATGCTGCCCTTCGTGCCGATAGCGCTCGCCACTTTGACATTCCTGGGTGGTCTCGTCCTCCTCACCTCCGGTGCGCTGCCCAACGACTACTCGCGCATCCGGGCGCTGAGGCATCTCGTGCCGCTGCCCTTCGCCGAGGTGTCACACCTCGTCGGCAGCACGGCCGGCGTGGTGCTTCTCATTCTCTCTCGTGGCCTGATGCGCCGTCTCTCGAGCGCCTGGATCCTCGCCGTGGTCGTCATCGGCGCTGGGGCAATCGTGTCACTCGCCAAGGGCTTCGATTGGGAGGAGGCGTTGATTCTAAGCTCGGTGTTGATCCTTCTCCTGGCTTATCGCGGGGCGTTCTACCGCAAGGCCGGCATCTTCGCGGAGCCTCTCGAGCCGCGCTGGCTCATCGCCATCGCGTTCGTTGTCGGCTGCACCATCTGGCTCGGCCTCACGGCATTCCAGGATCTCGACTACAGCCATGATCTCTGGTGGCAATTCAGCTGGCATGACGATGCATCGCGATTCCTGCGCAGCAGCCTTGTCGCGGTCATCGTCGGCGCTGCCCTGTCGCTCTATGCGATGATCCATCGCTCTCCCTCTACCCAAAAAGCCGAACCGCTCAAGCTCAATGCCCTCGCGCCTGCCTTGGCCTGTGCCGACCGGGCAGACGCCCAACTCGCTCTGCTTGAGGACAAGCGCTTCTTCTTTCATGAGGCCGGCGACGCCTTTCTCATGTACGCCGTGCGCGGCAAGAGCTGGATTGCCATGGGCGACCCTGTCGGCAATCCCGAGCGCGCGGCCGACCTCATGTGGCGTTTCCTGGAGGAGATCGACCGACATGACGGCTGGCCGGTGTTCTATCAGGTGAGCCCGAGCCATCTGCCGCTCTACCTTGATGGCGGCCTGTCTCTCGTCAAACTCGGAGAAGAGGCGCGTGTCGATCTCACCACGTTCACCACGGAGGGCAAGGCCGGCAAGGACTGGCGTGCCGCCCTCAACCGCGCCAAGCGCGAGAACCTTGAATTCACCATCATTCCGGCTGCCGAGGTGCCAACACATCTTTCCGAGCTCAAGGCTGTGTCGGATGCATGGCTTACGAAGCAAGGCGCTGGGGAGAAGGGATTTTCCATTGGCTTCTGGTCTGAGACGTATCTGTGCCGCTTCGATGTCGCCGTGGTTCGGCGCAAGGGTCGAATCCTCGCCTTCGCCAACATCTGGTACGGACAGGCGGGCGGCGAGATCGCGGTCGATCTCATGCGCCACGTGCCCCATATCTCCGGCCTTATGGATTTTCTGTTCGTCAGCCTGATGCAGGAGGGAATGGCACGCGGCTATCGCTGGTTCAATCTTGGCATGGCTCCGCTTTCGGGCCTGTCGGACCATCGTCTTGCTCCGAGCTGGCACAAGGTCGCTGCCTTCGTGGCCCGCAACGGCGAGCGCTTCTATGGCTTCAAGGGTCTGCGGGCCTACAAGGAAAAGTTCGGTCCTGTCTGGGAGCCGCGCTATCTCGCCTGCCCGGGTGGATGGGCGCTGCCGCAGATCCTGCTCGACGTCACGAACCTTATCTCCGGCGGCCCGATCGGAACCGTCAGCAAGGAAGTAAGGTTATGAAGGCAATAAGCACATTCCGCGGGCTCATCATCGCGGCGGCGCTGGTTGCTCTCACACTCGGAAGTGTTCTGCTGGGTCGCACTGCCCGGTCGGCCGTGACGGGGCCGAGCGTCTCCACCACCTCCCTCGAGGTTGACGAGTTCGGCGCCGTCGATGTGGTGCGGTCCGACCGCCCAGCCCTAGGTCTTATCATCCTGGCGGAGGATGCGTCCCATGCGCAGACGCGCCAGCAGGATGCGCTCGCCCTCGCGAAGAGCGGGCTGATCGCGGTCTCGTTCGATTTCGAGAAGTTCCGTGCAGAGCTCGCCAAGTCTCCTCCTTCGGATGAGTGCCATTACATCGCCGATGACATGAAGGATCTCGCCCAGGCCGTGCAGCGCAAGCTCGGCCTCCAACGCTACTTCTTTCCGGTCATCGCCGGACGAGGCGACGGCGCAGCCTTCGCGTATGCCGCCCTGGCTCAGGCTCCCGCGAACACTTTGGGCGGTGCGATCAGCATCGGCTTCCAGCCAGTCCTGCGGTCCGACCGAACCTATTGCTTCGAACCGCCACTGGATCCTGCCGGAGATGGCCTCTTCGCCCTTCGCAGCGAGGCAAACCTGCCGGGGCCCTGGCGCGTCATCGCGCCCGAAAGCGAGCGTCAGCGGATAGAGGCCTTTCAGGAATCCGAGAACGACGCG
Protein-coding regions in this window:
- a CDS encoding BA14K family protein, with the translated sequence MSAGGTTAGILGRLAVWRRAPLFGGAIASEEAAPLYAVPVYPAAHTADPYRLAYCSQRSRSFDPATGTYLVEDGSRPFCQ
- a CDS encoding SPW repeat protein, translating into MTRLIVPNDAMINRLTATLGLLLQLSPWALGFATVEAAAWTAGIGGITVTVMSFAAFIYLREWKEWVCLMTGLFLIVSPWLLGFARNASATWVHVTIGLVVTVLASIELRRLHGLPPNKPA
- the mgtE gene encoding magnesium transporter yields the protein MQHNTKSAEVVCDPSVLATELETEHVADIAEILNEQPTAVASEVLAHLLLDVAVGVLDQPELETSANLLAALPDERAIALLSGMSADQVAEVFRELEEPRRSVLLERLDDETRLSVLRLLSYLPNTAGGMMTTEFVSVPTTWSVVQALDHIRRVERTRETVYTIYVLDPRTKRLVQAVSLQRLISGEPHAPILSVARPRRPVTVSPLTDREEVARIISEYNLLAVPVVDRGQIIGIVTVDDVIDAIVQESTEDVQKFGGVEALAEPYMQISFVEMIRKRAGWLCALFLSEMLTASAMQYFEGELEKALVLSLFIPLIMSSGGSSGSQATSLLIRALALREVRLRDWWRVALRKLPTGITLGAVLGLIGMIRITLWQQLGFYDYNERWLVIAFTVGVALVGIVTFGSFAGSMLPFLLQRIGFDPASASAPFVATLVDVAGLIIYFTVALVLLRGTLL
- a CDS encoding 2OG-Fe(II) oxygenase, with product MKTINLDAVRNAERSSEPYDYVLASNLLKQDAIDELRRDFPAIIKPGYLTVDEVKLQGCFKQLIDELEGPELTEELSKKFGLDLHQYPRLTTIMKQSQPKYGAIHTDGPSKVMTMLVYMNDEWQQDEGGRLRVLYDQKNYDRYKLEVPPVMGTMFAFLRSDHSWHGHLPFAGERRVVQIAWVKSQADIDRKKKHNKLAQVLKGIFGR
- a CDS encoding response regulator; translation: MCSPRVNDTACLITDVQMSGMKGIELQRRLMEEGRRTPMIFTTAYSEEATRARALEAGAAGFLSKPFDEQALIYSLDKALKENHDGAIES
- a CDS encoding CsbD family protein; the encoded protein is MDKDRIKGSATRTGGKIKQAAGHLTGDTKMQTEGKMDQAKGKAQNAVGSIKDALKK
- the mprF gene encoding bifunctional lysylphosphatidylglycerol flippase/synthetase MprF codes for the protein MSPHVLQAATADQVDSTLQSSRLKAEATSAEPHELLRPIMRWAAPVLVLGVIASITALLAELLSGLDFAAVTASAAQMPLPLIGLSLLFSAISYLALIGYDALALRVITDKRVHFTTIAMGSFTSYAIGHTLGFPLMTAGAVRWRVYGTAGLSLAEVARLTAVAGFTLWIGMAAVVGLSAALEPQALAALDQLSVRLNQGLGVALLAALALWLLWNRQGGQEIGRGDVRVRLPGGKAVLLQMGLGLLDVSAAATALWVLLPHEVTIGFPAFATVFAGAILLAVVSHVPAGLGAFEAAILLAFPNVPTADLLSAVLVWRLTYTLIPFLLALVLVVTHELRYRDTKLAQAARRLRRLMLPFVPIALATLTFLGGLVLLTSGALPNDYSRIRALRHLVPLPFAEVSHLVGSTAGVVLLILSRGLMRRLSSAWILAVVVIGAGAIVSLAKGFDWEEALILSSVLILLLAYRGAFYRKAGIFAEPLEPRWLIAIAFVVGCTIWLGLTAFQDLDYSHDLWWQFSWHDDASRFLRSSLVAVIVGAALSLYAMIHRSPSTQKAEPLKLNALAPALACADRADAQLALLEDKRFFFHEAGDAFLMYAVRGKSWIAMGDPVGNPERAADLMWRFLEEIDRHDGWPVFYQVSPSHLPLYLDGGLSLVKLGEEARVDLTTFTTEGKAGKDWRAALNRAKRENLEFTIIPAAEVPTHLSELKAVSDAWLTKQGAGEKGFSIGFWSETYLCRFDVAVVRRKGRILAFANIWYGQAGGEIAVDLMRHVPHISGLMDFLFVSLMQEGMARGYRWFNLGMAPLSGLSDHRLAPSWHKVAAFVARNGERFYGFKGLRAYKEKFGPVWEPRYLACPGGWALPQILLDVTNLISGGPIGTVSKEVRL
- a CDS encoding response regulator, producing MSSLQRTRFCLIIEEDPKAGLDLADALDPHGFFVAGPLTSGQAALDWLGRFTPDVAVIDPVLRDGAYPDLLNKLHDLGVPVIIYSAKGVSEGLLPLVNEIGIQRACGAADLVNMLLGLFS
- a CDS encoding transglutaminase-like cysteine peptidase, which codes for MIDLSEPVDVSLKTEVLVLLRKVTKEVNLAVVPMTDRTHWGVEDRWDYPKGSYGDCKDIQLPKRKRLIEAGLPRRALLMAVVIGQNDEGHAVLMVRTTAGDLVLDNKTSAVLPWRLTGYRFVKREGQNGFGWVSLIEPPLPAAHASR